The Verrucomicrobiota bacterium sequence GCTAGGTGCTGGCAAAGCATCCGATATGCCGATCGCGCCGGTCCCCAGCACAATCACCAACGAGTGTTATTCACTCACTTTGGCTGATGGCGGGGCGATGTTATTGACTCCAGGGATGTCGCCGCAGCGGATTATTCCGGAGTTCACCGTCCTGCTCAGCGAGCGGGACCCGGGGATATTCCGGAACTTTAATCATCCCAATCACCCCATCGCACCACGCCCGGCAGTCCGGTGGCGCAATGCCACCGAAACGGCGGAATCCTTGACCGCCTGGCTGGCTTCTCCGACTGTGCACGCCGGCATTCAATACGACGCCTCAGTCAGGAATGATCCGGTGGAGGGTTTGGTTTGGGAGTACCGGGACAAGACCGGGCGAACGGCCGTGCGGGTAGCGGGGAAATCCGGCGAAGGGGCAACCCGGCCATTCACAGTCGGGGAGAAGCGGATCGTGCGGGCTGCCAAAATCAGTGTGACAGCTCAAACCATAAGCTGGGAATTTGCGCCACAACCGGAATTCGCATTGTCCGCGACGCTCACGCTGCCCGCCGGGAACGGCGATCCGGAACTTTCCCTGGTGCTGACACCCAAGCAGAGCCGGTTCTTTTCCGTGGCGTTTACCGGTGCGCCAGCGACGCCGCGCACGAACCTGGTGCGCGCCCCGCAAGAATGCGCCGGACCTTATGGGCGGCAGGGCGACTTTGTGCTCAGCGAGGCGGATCTCAAATTACCACGGGTCTTTACCGCAACGAAAGAGGGCTGCTTTGCCTTGGTGGCGGCCCCATCCGAATGCCGGTTCCGCCTGCCCGCTCTGGAGGATTCCCGATTCGGGTTGATGCGGAGTTTTGACCAGGATGCGGTGCGCCCGGTCCTGATCGCCCCCTTGTTGGGCGGAGCGGAGTCACGGATGGTGGCCGGCAAGCCATGGAAGTTCACCATGCGTCTGGTGGCGAAGGCGGGGGATTGGAAAGTGCTGCAGCAGCATGTTGCATGCGGAATTTTTGGCCTGCATGACGACCGGGATAACTCGGGCCCCGGCTCCCTCAACGCCACCTTGGAGCGCGTCATGGATTTCCTGGATGATCGCAACGGGCATAACTACGCGATGTGGAGCGACGAGCAGAAGTATTACGATTATTTCACCGACCAGACCGGCGTCTTCAAACCGTTCTCCCCGCTTTACGGGCTGGGGGCTGCGCTGGCCACGGACGACGAGGCGTTTTTCCGCCGCCGGGTCCGGCCTGCGATCGAATTCGCGCTGTCACGGCGGTATAATTTGTTTGCCCCGTTCGAGGGGGTGAACCGCCGGATTGTGAAGGCCGCTGCCAGTAATGTTGGGGCTCCTTATATCGGCTACGCCCAACTGATTTCGCTCCATGAAATGCTCCAGCAACGGTCGCCGGTATTGCGGGCATTGGCGGACCAGAAGCCGGTGGCCACCATTCCCGATTTTTTGGCGCGTTGGCGGATTACGGGTAAACCAGCCGACCTTGAGGCGGCCTGGAAATCCGCCGATGGCCTGCTGAAAACCGGCAACGCCGGGGCCGAGCACGCACTGTTTGATTACCTGGAATTATACGATGCCACCAAGGATGCCCGCGCGTTGCGCGCTGTGGTCGAAGCCGCCTATGAGCGCACCGTCTCCCTGAACCTTTACCCGATGCCACCCGCGACCCAAGTCACGGTGGATGCCAAGGGCGTCGCACCGGTGCATCGGCACTCCTTTGGGCGGCACAAAAACATTTGGGGGTTCCTGGAACCCGTCCCCGTTCCTGCACCGGAAGTCACGGTGCCCGCCTGGCGTATCGCGCGGCTTGGTCTGGCTTCCCCGGCGTATCCGATTGAATACTGGATGAACACGCATGGCGCGTTGCTGCGCGCAGCAGCGGTGGCGGGCGACGACTTCCTCCGCGACGTGGCCCGGTGGGGCATGGTCGGACGCTTCGGCAATTATCCCGGCGACAATCGTTCCCACGACTCGCTGATCGCCGAGCGGCCGGATGCCGTCGAGACTCCGCCGTGGAACTGGAATTTTGCCACGGTGAATCCCGGTCATGCCTGGGACTTTGCCGGAGCCATCATTGACTGGCTGGTCAGCGATGCGTTTCACCGTTCTGGAGGCGCCATTGATTTCCCGGCCCACAGCGCGGCGGGCAGCCAATTCCGCGTGCGCCTGTACGGTGCGGCACCGGGGCATTTCTACGGCGAGACCAACGTGCATCTCTGGCTGCCCAAGGGGTTACTCGCCAGCGACGACCGGGAACTCGATTGGCTCGCCGCGTATGGCAACGGCCAGCTTTACCTTGCGTTCTTGAACCAATCCAGTCACGAAACCCGCGCTCAGATCCACCTGAAACCGGAACTTGCCGTCTGCCCCGATGGTCCGGCCCGGCAATGGCGGAACAATCAAATCGCTGAACCGCTTTTCGTGCAGGACAATCGCTTTGGCCTGGCTGTCCCGGCCAAAGGCATCGTCGCCCTGACAATTCCTGCGGCTGTCAAACCACGCTTCCAGGCCAATCTTTTGGCGGCCGACAACCCGGCGTTGGGTGCGGGCAGCTTCCAGCAGTTCCAAACCTCCTTCGGCCAGGTTCACGCCATGCTTTTGCGTGCCGGAAAAGGCCTGACAAGTGCGTATATTTACACCGATGCCTCCGCCGAAGACGTCATCGCCGCCCGCCTGCTCTGGCGGCAGGGAGCAGGCGCATGGCATGAAATGACCGATGCCATCTTCCCCTACGAATTCTCGATTGAACTCAGTGATGACGGCGGCGATTTTCAATGTTGCTTTGAAGTGGAAGACACCCAACAGAAAATTCAGAATTCGCCGGTCCTCGTCCTGAAACTCACGGGCGGTCCCGCCGCACCGGCTGGTCCGCCGCCGTTGGCATCCTCTCCTTTCATCGCCCCCTTCCCGCGCAAACGTTCGCCGGCTCCAGAAAGCTTCCGGGTCAGCGATGATTTTCTCGGCTACCTCAAGGGCGCGGCCAATCCGCAACAACTCGGCTTGCGCGGCGGGCGCTTCTACCCCTATTCGACTCCGTTGGGTCGGCGGATCGCCTATGGTCTTGAGGTTTGGGACAAGGCGCTTTACGCCCAAGGCTGCACTCCCGCCGAAGCCACTGCCCGGCTGCGCGCCGAACTCGCCCAGTGCGCCGGAGAACTCACCGAACGGCTGGCCCGTCAACCCAACCCGGTGAGCTACGACCGGCTCCCTGATTCACAGCGCGAACTCCTGCTAGACTTCGCCCTTTCCGAAACCACTGTGCGCATCCCTGCGAATGTTCTGGCGGCCATCCTTGCCAATGATTGGCGCGCCTTGAAAACCAATCACGCTTATATCCGCTACGCCGGCAACGCTCCCGACCACAACCGCAACCTGGCCTTTGCCCGGCGCTGGAAGCTGCTTTGACGAAACCGGCATTGACCCTCAGGGCCGGACGAGCACCACGCGGGAGCCGAGGAAAGGGTACGGAACCACAGGCCCTCCCACCTCGTAGTATTCGTAACGCACCAACGCGCTTGATGCAGCCCTGCATCACCATCCCAAGGCACTGGAGATAGTGATGGGAACAGTCGCCATTGGTCATCCAACCATGACAGTCAATCAAATCCGCTCGATCAGTATTTCTTGCGGTAAGCGGACTTTGGGGGCGCGCGCGTAGTTATCGGTGGCCGAGCGGTAGCCCAAGGCGCACGCCACCACGGCTTGGTAACCGGAATTGTTCAGGCCAAGGATTTCATTATACTTGTCCGGGGCAAAGCCTTCCATGGGGCAGGCGTCCACCCCGACCAAGGCGGCGGCGGTGAGCAGGTTGCCGAGCGCAATATAGGCTTGGCGTGCCGTCCAGTGATCCAGTTTTTGGGAAAGTGGTCCCTGGATTGAACCTACCATCATGTCGCGGTAGCCCTTCAGTGAACCGGCATCCACCTTGCGCACGGCGGCAATCCGGTTGACATACTGATCCACATACTCCACCGGGACCTGGGTGCGGGCGGCGAACACCACGTAATGAGAGCAATCCACCACCTGTTTTTGGCCCCAGGAATGCGGTACCAATTTTTCTCGCACGAACGAATCGGTGATGATCAGGAATTTGTACGGTTGCAGCCCAAAGGAGGAGGGCGAAAGCACCAGGGCGCGTTCCAGATCCATCCAAAGTTCACCAGGAATTTTTCGGGCAGAATCAAAGGCTTTGGTGGCGTAGCGCCATTCCAAGGCGCCAATCAGTTGGCTCGGCGAGATGGCCGGGGTGTGGGCAGTACTCATAGTTATATTATGTTTCCATGTTGCTAACTTTTAAAAACCATTGCTGCCAATATAGCCTGCTTTTATAAAATGGCATGTTTCTTGTTGAATCCCGACGGACTGCCCGACACTGGGTGTTACAATGCCTTGAGCCGTAATTCCGTATGACTGACAAGCCTTGGTGGTTAAAGGGTGTGGCGAACCAAGAAACTTGAATTATTGCGCCAAGAAAAACGTCAAGCAGTAGCATGAAGCAAACACGTCGAACATTCTTTCGGGTCAGTGGAACCGCCGTAACCGCGTTTTCCATCGTCCCGCGCCATGTGCTGGCCGCCAGCGGGCAAACGCCACCCAGTGAAAAATTGAACATTGCCTCCATCGGTGTCGGCGGCATGGGGGCGGGCGATGTCGGTTCGGTGGGTGCCAGCAATAATCTGGTGGCGCTGTGCGACGCGGATCAGGTGCGGAGTGATGCCTCCCAGAAAAAATTCCCAAACGCGCGCCGGTACCAGGATTTCCGGAAGATGTTTGATGAGCAGGAAAAGAACATGGATGCCGTCACGGTATCCACGCCGGACCACACCCACGCGGTGGCGGTGATGGCCGCCATTAAACGCCGCAAGCATGTGTATTGTCAGAAACCGTTGGCGCATTCGGTGTATGAGGTGCGTCAACTGATGAAGGCCGCCAAGGAGTACAAGGTGGTGACCCAGTTGGGCAACCAGGGGCACTCCTCGGATTCCATCCGCCAATGCTGCGAGATGATCTGGGCGGGCGCGGTTGGCAAGGTACACACCATTCATGCCGGGTGTTCGGCGGTGAATTCCGCCTTGGATCAGTTGCCCAAGCTGGCAGAAACCAACCCTGTGCCGCCCACGCTGAATTGGGATGTCTGGCTGGGGCCCGCGAAGCAGCGTCCGTATCATCCGTCCTATTTGCCGGGGCGCTGGCGCGGATGGACGCCCTTTGGCAATGGGACCATCGGGGATTGGACCTGCCATGTGATTGATCCCGTGTTCTGGGCGCTGGATCTGGGTGCGCCGTCCACCATCCAGGCGCAAGTAAAGGATTACGATCCCAAAACCCAGAGCGATGCTTTCCCCAAAGGGGACATCATCACCTATGAATTCCCAGCCAAAGGCCCGCGCGGCCCCGTCAAACTCGTGTGGCACAGCGGCACGGAGAAAATCCCGCGCCCGGCCGAGCTGGAAGCCGATCAGAAGTTGGATACCGGCGCGGTGGTCCTGGGGGACAAGGGAACCATGGTCTATGGGTCGCACGGTGCCAGCCATGTCCGGCTGATACCCGAGACGCGGATGGACGCCTATCAACGGCCCGAGAAAACCATCCCGCGCGTCAAAGAACACCACGCGGACTGGTTGAACGCAATCCGCTCTGGCGGCAAGGCCGGCTCCGATTTCGCTTACGGAGGACCGTTATCGGAAATCGCCATGCTGGGCGTGATCGCCCTCAAGTATCCGGGAAATAAGCTGGTTTGGGATGCGGACGCCATGCGCTTTACGAATTTCGCCGACGCCAACCAGCATCTCAACCCGCCCTATCGCGCCGGTTGGTCGTTGTAAACGTTACCGGAATTCGACCAGGGTCGCCATCCGTCATTTACAGGGACGGCGTTACAACGGCCGTTCCAGTGGAGGCGTGTGGCGCATTCCCGGCGCGCACTTCGGTCGGCGGCTTGTAATAGAAGGAATCCCAGTAGGCGCGGTCGGTGGCATAGATATCCACAGGTGTATTGGGGCCCAAATCTTTGGGCAGGATGCCGAAGCGTTGCATTTCGCGAAGGTAATGTTCGTTGGGGCGGAAGCCGGGCATATCAAACCGCTTGCCTTGTTCCAGACGATCATGGGCATTTTGCAACATGGCGAGCATGGATTTGTAGAGCGGATCATTCTTATCCTTGAAGCTGACCTGCTTGCACAGTCCCAAGCCACCCGCCTCTTTGGCCAGCGGCGCACGCACGATCAAGGCGCGCTCCGGGTTTGAGATATTCTGGATTGATTCAAGGGCATGACCGTACCTTCCGAGAATGGTCAAGGCGGTGAACTCCTTGCCGAGGCGGTCTTTGTGCGTGACGGAGTGGCAGGAACCACAGCGCTGCATGACTTGCGGGCTGCCGCCCACACCCACGGGATAACTGCCACAGCCCAAGGAGGCATAGGTGCCGGGATACGTGGCGCTGGTTTCGATCCAAAGCCGTAACAATTTCATTTCATGCTCCGTGAGCTTGGCATTGTAATGGCTGCCATCCGCCAGTTTCATGAGGCGACTGGCCGCGCTGCCGTAGCTGTAAGGTTCCCGGTTGCCATGGGGTTGGTTCCGCCCATCGGTGACGAGTCCGCGCTGGTTGATCGTCCAATAGCTGATGGTGTACATCGAGGTTTTATCCCCGCACAAATCCACCTTGCCATCCCGCTTGTCCGAGTTGTGGCAACTGACGCAACGACGGTCCAGGATGGGCTGAATATCCCGTGGAAAATCCAACACGGACGGCACATCCTTGATGGGTTTGACCGGGACCGGCAATTTTTTCATGGCCATCAGGGAAAGGTTGTTGGGGAGCGCGGCCTGGGTGCGTTGCTCATGGCAGCCGACGCAACCCGTGGTTTCGCCGGGTTGCAGCGTGACGAAGCTATGCATGCGTTTGACCGAGCGGTCATTCTCATCCAGGGCCACAAAGAACAGGGAGCGCAAGGCCGGCAATTCCAGAAATGCCGAGCCATCCGGTTCCACCGGCGCTTCGCCAACGATTTCGGCCAGGGTGAACGAACCGCCAATGGTCAGCGGCTCCATGCCGCCGGAGAAGTTGACGGGCTTGGGCAGTTGCTGGAGCACCAACAGCTTCTTGATGCTGCCGCGCTTGACGCCCGACATGTTGCGCCCGGTATAAATGTCTTGCAGGAATAGCCGCCCCGTGGCTTGTGACAATTCCACGCGGGCCGGAATGACGCGTTCCCGTTCGCGCGGCTGGATGGGCCGCGGTTCATGGCATTGCAACTGTTTCGGGTCGTCAGGCAGGGCGAAAATACGTTCCGCGTTGCCCTCGCCATCCATCACAAACAAACCCTTGGCGTGCGCCACTAGAAAACACGTTTCGGTGACGGGATAGGGATCCTTGTAGTCACCGCTCTTGCTGACAGTGCGATAAGAAGTGGGATCATCCGGCCCGTTTGAGCCATCCAGAATGGTGATGGGGCCCAAGTGTTCCGGTCGGCCATGGCCGGGGGAAAAACTGGCGACAATCTTGGTGGTGCCGGGAATCGGCTTGGCATCCAGCATCACCATGCCTCCCTTCATATTACCGAAAAACACATTCTGGCTGGTGCCATCCGGGTTCATAGTCCAGAGATGGTGGAAATCCAACTGGCTGCGGTCCACGTATTCCCAACGCATGTAGAGAAGGCGGCCATCCGGTAACACCCACGGGGTATTGTCGTGGTCGTTATTGGTGGACAACATGCGCACGTTTTTCCCATCCCCGTCGCACCGATGCAAGGTGGCCACACGCGTGTGCCAGCAATTCACATAGCGGCGACAACGGGACGAGGTGAACACGATGGAGCCATCAGGACAATACGTGGGTTCAATGTCGTCGTCCGGCCCATCCGTCAACTGCCTCAGGCCGGTGCCATCCACGTTGATTTCGTAGAGATGGAAAGGATGCTCTCCGCCCTTGCGATAGGCAAAGAGGATCTTGTTGCCGTCATAGTGAACCTGCGGATCACGGATACCCCCTTTGGGGTCCGCAAGAATATCCTTTACCGCGCCCGTGCGCAGATTCATGCGGCATAGCCGGCCACCTTCACCGTAGCCCCAATAAACCCCATCCTCTTTTTTGAATCCAAGAGTTTGCGCTTCCTCCGAGTAATCCGCATAATTTCCAAAGGTAACATACCAATGGTCGCGTCCCGGCACCCGCACTGCAAATACGATTTCCTCCGTATCCTTTAACGGGCCGGCCAGCATTTGCTTTAATAGCGGGCCGGGGTATTCCGCGGGGAACGTCATGCCGGGCGGAGTATAGGCCTTGCCCGCTTTGGCCGCCGGCTTGGCAGGCGCGGCAGTCACGGCTGTCTGCGGCTTGGCGGCGGCCGGTGCTTTGGCCGCAACCGCGTTGGTCTTACTGGCGGAATTGAGCGGGCCGGGCGCCGACTGAACGGCGGCCGCCAATGCCACCACCGCACCCACGGTGAGCCAGCGCTTCCCGAGCTTCAAGTTTGCAAACATT is a genomic window containing:
- a CDS encoding NAD(P)H-dependent oxidoreductase, with amino-acid sequence MSTAHTPAISPSQLIGALEWRYATKAFDSARKIPGELWMDLERALVLSPSSFGLQPYKFLIITDSFVREKLVPHSWGQKQVVDCSHYVVFAARTQVPVEYVDQYVNRIAAVRKVDAGSLKGYRDMMVGSIQGPLSQKLDHWTARQAYIALGNLLTAAALVGVDACPMEGFAPDKYNEILGLNNSGYQAVVACALGYRSATDNYARAPKVRLPQEILIERI
- a CDS encoding Gfo/Idh/MocA family oxidoreductase; amino-acid sequence: MKQTRRTFFRVSGTAVTAFSIVPRHVLAASGQTPPSEKLNIASIGVGGMGAGDVGSVGASNNLVALCDADQVRSDASQKKFPNARRYQDFRKMFDEQEKNMDAVTVSTPDHTHAVAVMAAIKRRKHVYCQKPLAHSVYEVRQLMKAAKEYKVVTQLGNQGHSSDSIRQCCEMIWAGAVGKVHTIHAGCSAVNSALDQLPKLAETNPVPPTLNWDVWLGPAKQRPYHPSYLPGRWRGWTPFGNGTIGDWTCHVIDPVFWALDLGAPSTIQAQVKDYDPKTQSDAFPKGDIITYEFPAKGPRGPVKLVWHSGTEKIPRPAELEADQKLDTGAVVLGDKGTMVYGSHGASHVRLIPETRMDAYQRPEKTIPRVKEHHADWLNAIRSGGKAGSDFAYGGPLSEIAMLGVIALKYPGNKLVWDADAMRFTNFADANQHLNPPYRAGWSL